Within Caproicibacterium argilliputei, the genomic segment CGTATCAACCTGCACGCCTGCTACGCGGTCTTTACCGAAGCACACCCGTGGGTTGACCGCGATCAAATCACCTATGACCACTTTGCGCCGTGGGTCGCGTTTGCTAAAGAACACGGTTTCGGCATTGACTTTAACCCCACCATTTTCAGCCATCCGATGGTCAAGGAGGGGCTGACACTTTCCAGCCCGGACGAAACCGTCCGCCGGTTCTGGATTGCGCACTGCATTGCCTGCCGCCGGATTGCGGAGCGCATGGGTGCGGAACTGAACGACCAGGTGCTGAACAACGTCTGGATTCCGGACGGCTTTAAGGACGTGCCCGCCGACCGCTTGGGGCCGCGTATGCGGCTGAAGGCTGCGCTGGATGAAATTTTTGCAGAGCCGTGCCCGCACGTCATCGACTCTGTGGAAAGCAAATTTTTCGCCATCGGCGTGGAGTCGTACACCACCGGTTCCAATGAATTTTATATGAGCTACGCGGCGCGTCATCCCGGGGTGTACAATCTGCTGGATGCCGGGCACTTTCACCCGTCCGAGTACATCAGCGACAAGATTCCGGCGCTGCTTTGCTTCTTTGACAAAGTGCCGCTGCACGTTACCCGGCCAGTGAACTGGGACAGCGACCATG encodes:
- a CDS encoding L-rhamnose isomerase yields the protein MSYQEAKERYAALGVDTEAALAACADKAVSIHCWQGDDVVGFDNKDGGAGNGIQTTGNYPGRARNFEELKADFLQAVRLIPGKKRINLHACYAVFTEAHPWVDRDQITYDHFAPWVAFAKEHGFGIDFNPTIFSHPMVKEGLTLSSPDETVRRFWIAHCIACRRIAERMGAELNDQVLNNVWIPDGFKDVPADRLGPRMRLKAALDEIFAEPCPHVIDSVESKFFAIGVESYTTGSNEFYMSYAARHPGVYNLLDAGHFHPSEYISDKIPALLCFFDKVPLHVTRPVNWDSDHVVNYTDEIREICKEIVRCGALDKVLVGLDFFDASINRVAAWVIGTRAFEQALLNALLQPDEELKRLQDTGAFTKKMMLMEQAKIMPFSDVWAEYCRREGVPADESWFAEVQRYEDEVQSKRG